From Streptomyces yatensis, one genomic window encodes:
- a CDS encoding cobalamin biosynthesis protein: MRADHASFACGAALGFLGDLATGDPRRGHPVAAFGRAAAAAERRLWRDHRGYGALHTALCAGGAAAGAALLTRAVRALGGRGGAEVALTAAATWAVLGGTTLGREARAVGGALAAGDLEVARERLPHLCGRDPQALDGPQIARAVVESVAENTSDAVVGALVWGAVGGVPGLIGFRAVNTLDAMVGHKSPRYRRFGWAAARLDDVAGWPGARLTAALATLAGPDPRGARRAWRRDGRRHPSPNAGPVEASFAGALGVRLGGTLTYGGRVEHRPVLNSGGRPVESADIERAIRLSRRVGVLALGVSVATRPVLRVLTGRPGALGRGGG, from the coding sequence ATGCGTGCCGATCACGCCTCGTTCGCGTGCGGTGCGGCCCTCGGCTTCCTCGGTGATCTCGCCACGGGCGATCCGCGCCGCGGCCATCCGGTCGCCGCGTTCGGGCGCGCCGCCGCGGCCGCCGAGCGCCGGCTGTGGCGTGACCACCGCGGTTACGGGGCCCTGCACACCGCGTTGTGCGCGGGCGGCGCGGCCGCCGGTGCCGCGCTGCTGACCCGCGCCGTACGGGCCCTCGGCGGGCGCGGTGGCGCCGAGGTCGCGCTGACCGCCGCCGCCACCTGGGCCGTGCTGGGCGGTACGACGCTGGGCCGTGAGGCACGAGCCGTCGGCGGGGCCCTGGCCGCGGGTGACCTGGAGGTCGCCCGGGAGCGGCTGCCGCATCTGTGCGGCCGCGATCCGCAGGCGCTGGACGGGCCGCAGATCGCCCGCGCGGTCGTCGAATCGGTCGCCGAGAACACCTCCGACGCCGTCGTGGGCGCGCTGGTGTGGGGCGCCGTGGGCGGCGTGCCGGGGCTCATCGGCTTCCGCGCCGTCAACACCCTGGACGCCATGGTGGGCCACAAGTCGCCGCGCTACCGCCGGTTCGGCTGGGCGGCGGCCCGGCTGGACGATGTGGCCGGCTGGCCCGGTGCCCGCCTTACGGCGGCCCTGGCGACCCTCGCGGGCCCCGATCCGCGGGGTGCGCGGCGCGCCTGGCGGCGCGACGGCCGGCGCCATCCGAGCCCCAACGCGGGCCCCGTGGAGGCGTCGTTCGCGGGCGCGCTCGGGGTACGGCTGGGCGGCACCCTCACCTACGGCGGCCGGGTCGAACACCGGCCGGTGCTCAACTCCGGCGGGCGGCCGGTGGAGTCGGCCGACATCGAGCGGGCGATACGGCTGTCGCGGCGCGTCGGCGTCCTGGCGCTCGGGGTGTCCGTGGCGACCCGGCCGGTTCTGAGGGTGTTGACGGGGCGGCCCGGGGCCTTGGGAAGGGGCGGTGGATGA
- a CDS encoding inorganic phosphate transporter, whose protein sequence is MEHITLLIGIVIVTALVFDFTNGFHDTANAMATTISTGALGPRVAVAMSAVLNLVGAFLSVEVAKTISGGIIDEDSGIRPEVIFAGLVGAILWNLVTWLAGLPSSSSHALFGGLIGATVVSVGLDGVNGDAIVMKVLIPAVAAPVVAGIATVAATRLTYRLGRGRSSEDTAKGYRAGQIASAALVSLAHGTNDAQKTMGVITLALVTGGVVAPDSDPPLWVIVSAGLAIALGTYLGGWRIIRTMGKGITDIQPPQGFAAQTGAATVILASSHIGFALSTTQVCSGAVMGAGVGRKGAVVRWSTAGRMVVAWVLTLPAAGLVAGGAALLADQGNAGITAVAVLAVLACGAIWALSRRKPVDHTNVNEVGAPEPVGAVTAALRSVAPPPAGARPSAPESAAEAAPESGIAEHTPEQTPTPAAASSTTR, encoded by the coding sequence ATGGAACACATCACGCTTCTCATCGGGATCGTGATCGTCACGGCCTTGGTGTTCGACTTCACGAACGGCTTCCACGACACGGCTAACGCCATGGCCACCACCATCTCCACGGGAGCACTCGGTCCCAGGGTGGCGGTGGCGATGTCGGCCGTCCTCAATCTCGTCGGCGCGTTCCTGTCCGTGGAGGTGGCCAAGACCATCTCCGGCGGGATCATCGACGAGGACTCCGGTATCCGACCAGAGGTGATCTTCGCGGGTCTGGTCGGCGCGATCCTGTGGAATCTGGTGACCTGGCTCGCCGGACTCCCCTCCAGCTCCTCGCACGCCCTGTTCGGCGGCCTGATCGGCGCCACCGTGGTCTCCGTCGGCCTGGACGGGGTCAACGGCGACGCGATCGTCATGAAGGTCCTGATCCCCGCCGTCGCCGCGCCGGTCGTGGCCGGCATCGCCACGGTGGCCGCCACCCGGCTCACCTACCGGCTCGGCCGCGGCCGCTCTTCGGAGGACACCGCGAAGGGCTACCGCGCGGGGCAGATCGCCTCGGCCGCCCTGGTCTCCCTGGCCCACGGCACCAACGACGCCCAGAAGACGATGGGCGTGATCACCCTGGCGCTGGTCACCGGAGGCGTGGTGGCGCCCGACTCCGACCCGCCGCTGTGGGTCATCGTCTCGGCGGGCCTGGCCATCGCGCTCGGCACCTACCTGGGCGGCTGGCGCATCATCCGCACCATGGGCAAGGGCATCACCGACATCCAGCCGCCGCAGGGCTTCGCCGCCCAGACCGGCGCCGCGACCGTCATCCTCGCCTCCTCCCACATCGGCTTCGCGCTCTCCACCACCCAGGTCTGCTCCGGCGCCGTCATGGGTGCCGGTGTCGGCCGTAAGGGCGCCGTGGTGCGCTGGTCGACCGCGGGCCGCATGGTGGTCGCCTGGGTGCTGACCCTCCCGGCCGCGGGCCTGGTGGCGGGCGGCGCCGCGCTGCTGGCCGACCAGGGGAACGCGGGGATCACGGCGGTGGCCGTGCTCGCCGTCCTGGCCTGCGGGGCGATCTGGGCGCTGTCGCGCCGCAAGCCCGTGGACCACACCAACGTCAACGAGGTCGGCGCACCCGAGCCGGTGGGCGCCGTCACGGCCGCCCTGCGGTCCGTGGCCCCGCCGCCCGCGGGTGCGAGGCCCTCCGCCCCCGAGAGCGCGGCCGAGGCCGCCCCCGAGAGCGGCATCGCCGAGCACACGCCCGAGCAGACCCCCACCCCCGCCGCCGCGAGCAGCACCACCCGCTAA
- a CDS encoding class II aldolase/adducin family protein, with protein sequence MTQSRSTRQPQPRLTHPLRQAWTQVVRTARRTTADGLVVGTSGNVSARVGDTVLVTPSGVPYDRLGPRDAVAVDLDGQQVLGTLKPTSELPMHLAVYRETDAEAVVHTHAVHATAVSTLVDELPAIHYMTAALGGPVRVAPYALYGTDELADAMIEALRDRSGCLLRNHGTVVHGATLDQAFDRTAQLEWMCRVWLTAASVPGRTPTLIPRDELRRAADKLSGYGQPG encoded by the coding sequence GTGACCCAGTCGCGATCCACGCGGCAGCCGCAGCCGCGGCTGACCCACCCCCTGCGCCAGGCATGGACGCAGGTGGTGAGAACGGCCCGCAGAACCACCGCCGACGGCCTGGTCGTCGGCACCTCGGGCAATGTCTCGGCCCGGGTCGGCGACACCGTCCTGGTGACCCCGAGCGGCGTCCCCTACGACCGGCTCGGCCCGCGGGACGCCGTCGCCGTCGACCTCGACGGACAACAGGTCCTCGGCACGCTCAAGCCCACCAGCGAGCTGCCCATGCACCTGGCCGTCTACCGGGAGACCGACGCCGAGGCCGTGGTCCATACCCACGCCGTCCACGCCACGGCCGTATCCACGCTCGTCGACGAGCTCCCCGCGATCCACTACATGACCGCGGCCCTCGGCGGACCGGTCCGCGTCGCGCCCTACGCCCTCTACGGAACGGACGAACTGGCCGACGCCATGATCGAGGCGCTGCGCGACCGCAGCGGCTGTCTGCTGCGCAACCACGGCACCGTCGTCCACGGCGCCACCCTGGACCAGGCGTTTGACCGCACCGCCCAGCTCGAATGGATGTGCCGGGTCTGGCTCACCGCGGCCTCCGTCCCCGGCCGCACCCCCACCCTGATCCCGCGGGACGAGCTGCGCCGCGCCGCGGACAAGCTCAGCGGCTACGGCCAGCCGGGCTGA
- a CDS encoding alpha/beta hydrolase, with protein sequence MRLRTTAAAAATTLLGAGVAAVAAGRYATDAALKPAPDRPLPNEPPLTVHATAAGQITLTRSLASLRPGVYGLAGRSCHAVVGPVIEDAPHPADCVVRRLERVTHGDLTPGTRVRLTPQVYIGNPRDALGIEHADVDVPGELGPLPAWFVPGERSTWVITTHGLGTTREHPMVVMPFLRRLRVPVLDLAYRGDPGAPRPKDGISHLGDTEWRDLDAALRYAVGYGATGIVLHGWSVGATMALHAAANSALRHRVLGLVLDSPVLDWQATLRALAAARGIPAPLLPLALRAAEGRTGLHDSVLPEVADPERLSVPTLVAHGPDDTLAPWHVSREFADRRRDLVTLHTVRRAPHAAMWNADPKAYEEALRRFLVPLL encoded by the coding sequence ATGCGCCTGCGGACAACGGCGGCCGCGGCCGCCACCACCTTGCTGGGTGCCGGCGTGGCCGCGGTGGCGGCCGGCCGGTACGCCACCGACGCTGCGCTGAAACCGGCCCCCGACCGTCCGCTGCCGAACGAGCCCCCGCTCACCGTGCACGCGACCGCGGCCGGCCAGATCACCCTGACCCGCTCGCTCGCCTCGCTGCGCCCCGGCGTCTACGGCCTCGCCGGCCGCTCCTGCCACGCCGTCGTCGGCCCCGTCATCGAGGACGCCCCGCACCCCGCCGACTGCGTGGTGCGCCGCCTGGAGCGGGTCACCCACGGCGACCTCACCCCCGGCACCCGGGTGCGGCTGACCCCCCAGGTGTACATCGGCAATCCCCGGGACGCGCTCGGCATCGAGCACGCCGACGTCGACGTGCCCGGCGAACTCGGCCCGCTGCCCGCCTGGTTCGTCCCCGGCGAACGCTCCACATGGGTGATCACCACCCATGGCCTCGGCACCACCCGTGAGCACCCTATGGTCGTCATGCCCTTCCTGCGGCGGCTGCGGGTGCCGGTGCTCGACCTCGCCTACCGCGGGGACCCCGGCGCCCCCCGGCCCAAGGACGGCATATCCCACCTGGGCGACACCGAATGGCGCGACCTGGACGCGGCCCTCCGCTACGCGGTGGGGTACGGGGCGACCGGGATCGTGCTCCACGGCTGGTCCGTCGGCGCCACGATGGCCCTTCACGCCGCCGCGAACTCCGCGCTGCGCCACCGCGTCCTCGGCCTCGTCCTGGACTCCCCGGTGCTCGACTGGCAGGCCACCCTGCGCGCCCTCGCCGCGGCCCGCGGCATCCCCGCGCCGCTGCTCCCGCTCGCCCTGCGGGCCGCCGAGGGGCGCACCGGGCTCCATGACAGCGTGCTTCCGGAGGTGGCCGATCCCGAGCGGTTGTCGGTGCCCACGCTCGTCGCCCACGGCCCCGACGACACCCTCGCGCCCTGGCACGTCTCGCGCGAATTCGCCGACCGCAGACGCGACCTGGTCACCCTTCACACGGTGCGGCGGGCCCCGCACGCGGCCATGTGGAACGCGGACCCCAAGGCGTACGAGGAGGCTCTGCGGCGCTTTCTGGTACCGCTCCTGTAG
- a CDS encoding ABC-F family ATP-binding cassette domain-containing protein: protein MITASGVELRAGARVLIESASFRIAKGDRIGLVGRNGAGKTTLTKCLAGEGIPTAGTITRSGQVGYLPQDPRTGDLDVLARDRILSARDLDSVLRKMRENEDRMANGKGATRERAMRKYERLETEFLTKGGYAAEAEAATFAASLGLPDRVLGQPLHTLSGGQRRRVELARILFSDSDIMLLDEPTNHLDADSITWLRDYLKTYSGGFIVISHDVDLVETVVNKVFYLDANRSVIDIYNMGWKLYQAQREADEKRRKRERANAEKKAAALNSQADKMRAKATKTVAAQNMARRAERLLAGLDEVRQSDKVAKLRFPDPAPCGKTPLTAEGLSKSYGSLEIFTDVNLAVDKGSRVVILGLNGAGKTTLLRLLAGVEKPDTGQVTPGHGLKLGYYAQEHETLDPDRTVLENMRSAAPDLDLVDIRKTLGSFLFSGDDVDKPAGVLSGGEKTRLALATLVVSSANVLLLDEPTNNLDPASREEILGALRTFAGAVVLVTHDEGAVDALQPERIILLPDGVEDLWGEAYADLVALA from the coding sequence GTGATCACCGCCTCCGGCGTCGAGCTGCGTGCCGGCGCTCGCGTCCTCATCGAGTCCGCTTCCTTCCGCATCGCCAAGGGCGACCGCATCGGCCTGGTCGGCCGCAACGGCGCGGGCAAGACCACGCTCACCAAGTGTCTGGCCGGTGAGGGCATCCCCACCGCCGGCACCATCACCCGCTCCGGTCAGGTCGGCTACCTCCCGCAGGACCCGCGCACCGGCGATCTCGACGTGCTCGCCCGCGACCGCATCCTCTCGGCCCGCGACCTGGACTCCGTGCTCCGCAAGATGCGCGAGAACGAGGACCGGATGGCCAACGGCAAGGGCGCCACCCGCGAGCGCGCGATGAGGAAGTACGAGCGCCTGGAGACCGAGTTCCTCACCAAGGGCGGATACGCCGCCGAGGCGGAGGCCGCGACCTTCGCCGCCAGCCTCGGCCTGCCCGACCGGGTGCTCGGCCAGCCGCTCCATACGCTCTCCGGCGGTCAGCGGCGCCGGGTCGAGCTGGCCCGGATCCTCTTCTCGGACTCCGACATCATGCTGCTGGACGAGCCCACCAACCACCTCGACGCCGACTCGATCACCTGGCTGCGGGACTACCTCAAGACCTACAGCGGCGGCTTCATCGTGATCTCCCACGATGTCGACCTCGTCGAGACGGTCGTCAACAAGGTCTTCTACCTGGACGCCAACCGCTCGGTGATCGACATCTACAACATGGGCTGGAAGCTCTACCAGGCCCAGCGCGAGGCGGACGAGAAGCGCCGCAAGCGCGAGCGCGCCAACGCCGAGAAGAAGGCCGCGGCGCTCAACTCGCAGGCCGACAAGATGCGCGCCAAGGCGACCAAGACCGTGGCCGCGCAGAACATGGCCCGGCGCGCCGAGCGGCTGCTGGCCGGGCTGGACGAGGTCCGGCAGAGCGACAAGGTCGCCAAGCTCCGCTTCCCCGACCCGGCCCCGTGCGGCAAGACCCCGCTGACCGCCGAGGGGCTGTCGAAGTCGTACGGCTCGCTGGAGATCTTCACCGATGTGAACCTGGCCGTCGACAAGGGCTCCCGGGTCGTCATCCTGGGGCTGAACGGCGCCGGTAAGACGACCCTGCTGCGGCTGCTGGCCGGGGTCGAGAAGCCCGACACCGGACAGGTCACCCCCGGCCACGGGCTGAAGCTGGGCTACTACGCGCAGGAGCACGAGACGCTCGACCCGGACCGCACCGTCCTGGAGAACATGCGCTCCGCCGCCCCGGATCTCGACCTGGTCGACATCCGTAAGACGCTCGGCTCGTTCCTGTTCTCCGGCGACGACGTGGACAAGCCGGCCGGAGTGCTCTCCGGCGGTGAGAAGACCCGGCTCGCGCTGGCCACCCTGGTGGTCTCCTCGGCCAATGTGCTGCTGCTGGACGAGCCCACCAACAACCTCGACCCGGCCAGCCGCGAGGAGATCCTCGGCGCGCTGCGCACCTTCGCCGGTGCGGTGGTGCTGGTGACCCACGACGAGGGCGCCGTCGACGCGCTGCAGCCGGAGCGGATCATTCTGCTTCCGGACGGTGTCGAGGACCTGTGGGGCGAGGCCTACGCGGATCTCGTCGCGCTCGCCTGA
- a CDS encoding helix-turn-helix domain-containing protein, translated as MAETLKKGSRVTGAAREKLAADLKKKYDSGASIRALAEETGRSYGFVHRMLSESGVSLRGRGGATRGKKAATA; from the coding sequence GTGGCCGAGACTCTGAAGAAGGGCAGCCGGGTGACCGGCGCCGCGCGCGAAAAGCTCGCGGCAGACCTGAAGAAGAAGTACGACTCCGGGGCGAGCATCCGGGCGCTGGCCGAGGAGACCGGCCGTTCCTATGGATTCGTTCACCGGATGCTCAGTGAATCCGGAGTTTCCCTACGGGGACGCGGCGGCGCGACGCGAGGCAAGAAGGCCGCCACGGCCTGA
- a CDS encoding enoyl-CoA hydratase/isomerase family protein, producing the protein MTLLDKDGVQLTVDDTVATVTLTNPAKRNAQSPALWRALAEAGKLVPGTVRIVVLRAEGKSFSAGLDRQAFTPEGFDGEPSFLELGRGSDSELDAAIAGYQEAFTWWRRNDIVSIAAVQGHAIGAGFQLALACDLRVCAEDAQFAMRETSLGLVPDLTGTHPLVGLVGYARALEICATGRIVHAEEAVRTGLANLVVPAAELDGAVQDLAAALLAAPRDAVIETKALLRGAVERTYEDQRVAERAAQARRLRDLAGLTD; encoded by the coding sequence GTGACCCTGCTCGACAAGGACGGCGTTCAGCTCACCGTCGATGACACGGTCGCCACGGTGACCCTGACCAACCCGGCGAAGCGCAACGCCCAGTCGCCCGCCTTGTGGCGGGCGCTGGCCGAGGCGGGGAAGCTGGTGCCGGGCACCGTGCGCATCGTGGTGCTGCGCGCCGAGGGCAAGTCCTTCTCGGCGGGCCTGGACCGCCAGGCCTTCACGCCCGAGGGGTTCGACGGTGAGCCGTCGTTCCTCGAGCTGGGGCGCGGCTCCGACAGCGAACTGGACGCCGCCATTGCCGGGTACCAGGAGGCGTTCACCTGGTGGCGGCGGAACGACATCGTGTCGATCGCCGCCGTCCAGGGGCATGCCATCGGGGCCGGTTTCCAGCTCGCGCTCGCCTGTGATCTGCGGGTCTGCGCGGAGGACGCACAGTTCGCCATGCGCGAGACCAGCCTCGGGCTGGTGCCGGACCTCACCGGCACCCATCCGCTGGTCGGGCTCGTGGGATACGCCCGGGCGCTGGAGATCTGCGCGACCGGGCGCATCGTCCATGCCGAGGAGGCCGTGCGGACCGGGCTCGCCAATCTCGTGGTGCCCGCCGCCGAGCTCGACGGCGCGGTCCAGGACCTGGCGGCGGCCCTTCTCGCCGCGCCCCGCGATGCCGTGATCGAGACCAAGGCGCTGCTGCGGGGGGCCGTGGAGCGCACCTACGAGGACCAGCGCGTCGCCGAGCGCGCCGCCCAGGCCCGCCGGCTCCGTGACCTGGCGGGGCTGACGGACTAG
- a CDS encoding SpoIIE family protein phosphatase translates to MGALFPLARESVSRTTLPGSVRAPGAARTFVRTALTGRSAAEAFAPVALDERSIDDAVLLVSELVTNAVLHAGTRVEVVCRLQPGDGPADEGDPVGQPDEASLPADAPRRPGIVVEVADLHPASTVYGGPETQRRGRGRGLQLIGALAESWGVTYHRTRKAVWFRLDAERAVPESDAVPTSALGRELRFAETLAPVTPREQRDPTADWIDRGGPSFLAEASELLTGQLDENMVAALAGQLLVPRLADWCAVWLTTPSGGLQLARVWHSDEHRIDALRLSLERHPPPTGLGSAGTSWPWPGIADSHGGSAVCFPLIAHGRSHGALLIGRAGVPRMAEGVVRLSEDVARRVAQAVATARQYTRQATISRALQRRQLPMSLAHIPGVDTAIVYEPHGEGQTVGGDFYDLFPMGDRRWCFLLGDVQGSDPEAMSVTGLARHLVRLLAREGHGVESVLNRLNQALVEEEAEATEIDGEQSRPRFLSLLYGELEPDPDEGSARCTLASAGHPLPLRLTIDGTVAPAASPQMLLGIDENPDFHADTLDLAPGETLLCVTDGVTERRNGVRQLDDDDGLSDILRDCVGLGAKAVAERVRRATYDFSPEPIDDDLAVLVLEAVPTVEPPRVP, encoded by the coding sequence GTGGGAGCTTTGTTTCCTCTCGCGCGTGAGTCCGTCTCACGGACAACGCTGCCCGGAAGCGTGCGCGCACCCGGCGCAGCGCGCACCTTCGTCCGTACGGCACTGACGGGACGGAGCGCCGCGGAGGCGTTCGCGCCGGTCGCCCTCGACGAGCGGTCGATCGACGACGCGGTGCTGCTGGTGAGCGAGCTGGTCACCAATGCGGTTCTGCACGCGGGCACCCGGGTCGAGGTGGTCTGCCGGCTCCAGCCCGGTGACGGCCCCGCCGACGAGGGCGACCCCGTGGGGCAGCCCGACGAGGCGTCCCTCCCGGCCGACGCGCCCAGGCGGCCGGGGATCGTCGTGGAGGTGGCGGACCTCCACCCCGCCAGCACCGTCTACGGAGGGCCCGAGACCCAGCGCCGGGGCCGCGGCCGCGGGCTCCAGCTGATCGGGGCGCTCGCCGAATCCTGGGGCGTGACCTATCACCGCACCCGTAAGGCGGTCTGGTTCCGGCTGGACGCCGAGCGGGCGGTGCCCGAGTCCGACGCCGTCCCCACCAGCGCCCTCGGGCGTGAGCTGCGGTTCGCCGAGACCCTCGCCCCCGTGACACCGCGCGAGCAGCGCGATCCGACCGCCGATTGGATCGACCGCGGTGGGCCGTCCTTCCTCGCCGAGGCCAGCGAACTGCTCACCGGCCAGCTCGACGAGAACATGGTCGCCGCCCTCGCCGGGCAGCTTCTGGTACCCCGGCTGGCCGACTGGTGCGCGGTCTGGCTGACCACCCCGAGCGGCGGGCTGCAGCTCGCCCGCGTCTGGCACAGCGATGAGCACCGTATCGACGCGCTCCGCCTGTCGCTGGAGCGGCATCCGCCACCCACCGGGCTCGGTTCGGCGGGCACCTCCTGGCCCTGGCCCGGGATCGCGGACAGCCACGGCGGATCGGCGGTGTGCTTCCCGCTGATCGCACACGGCCGCAGCCATGGCGCCCTGCTCATCGGCCGGGCGGGCGTGCCGCGGATGGCGGAGGGCGTGGTGCGGCTCTCGGAGGACGTGGCGCGGCGGGTGGCCCAGGCGGTGGCCACGGCCCGGCAGTACACCCGTCAGGCGACGATCAGCCGGGCACTGCAGCGCCGGCAGCTGCCCATGTCGCTCGCCCACATCCCGGGCGTGGACACGGCGATCGTCTACGAGCCGCACGGCGAGGGACAGACCGTCGGCGGTGACTTCTACGACCTGTTCCCCATGGGCGACCGCCGCTGGTGCTTCCTGCTGGGCGATGTCCAGGGCAGCGATCCGGAGGCGATGTCGGTCACGGGGCTGGCCCGCCATCTGGTCCGGCTGCTGGCCCGTGAGGGCCATGGCGTCGAGTCGGTGCTCAACCGGCTGAACCAGGCGCTGGTGGAGGAGGAGGCGGAGGCGACGGAGATCGACGGCGAGCAGTCCCGGCCGCGCTTCCTGAGCCTGCTCTACGGGGAGCTGGAGCCCGACCCGGATGAGGGCAGCGCCCGCTGCACCCTGGCGAGCGCCGGCCATCCGCTGCCGCTGCGGCTGACCATCGACGGTACGGTGGCGCCCGCCGCCAGCCCCCAGATGCTGCTCGGCATCGACGAGAACCCGGACTTCCACGCCGACACGCTGGACCTGGCACCCGGCGAGACGCTGCTGTGCGTCACCGACGGGGTCACCGAGCGGCGCAACGGCGTCCGTCAGCTCGATGACGACGACGGCCTCTCGGACATCCTGCGGGACTGCGTCGGGCTCGGTGCCAAGGCGGTCGCGGAGCGGGTGCGGCGCGCCACGTATGACTTCAGCCCCGAGCCGATCGACGACGACCTCGCGGTGCTGGTGCTGGAGGCGGTGCCGACGGTGGAGCCGCCGCGGGTGCCGTGA